A window of the Streptomyces griseochromogenes genome harbors these coding sequences:
- a CDS encoding DUF5994 family protein — MNAITKPAEGTTPGDAHTYRMPLPRLNLTPDVSHGPLDGAWWPRCDALELELPALVGSLDPSVGTVTHVTVGTAAWPDAPQKVMAPGHVIEVVLTDLTAEAHAITVDCGTVGRWELLVIPPDEPAGAAMRLLSAAADPGNPLSAPRLLALVENGLDGQDTWESEGGPGLR; from the coding sequence ATGAACGCCATCACCAAGCCCGCCGAAGGTACGACCCCGGGTGACGCACACACCTACCGGATGCCCTTGCCCCGGCTGAACCTCACGCCGGACGTCAGCCACGGCCCGCTGGACGGAGCGTGGTGGCCGCGCTGCGACGCACTGGAACTGGAGCTGCCCGCGCTGGTCGGCTCCTTGGATCCGAGCGTCGGCACCGTCACCCACGTCACCGTGGGGACCGCCGCCTGGCCCGATGCCCCGCAGAAGGTGATGGCGCCAGGGCATGTGATCGAGGTGGTCCTGACCGACCTCACCGCCGAGGCGCATGCCATCACCGTGGACTGTGGCACCGTGGGACGCTGGGAACTGCTGGTGATCCCACCGGACGAGCCGGCCGGAGCGGCTATGCGGCTGCTGTCCGCCGCCGCCGACCCCGGGAACCCGCTGTCGGCTCCGCGCCTGCTGGCACTCGTCGAGAACGGCCTCGACGGACAAGACACATGGGAGTCAGAAGGAGGCCCAGGGCTCAGGTGA
- a CDS encoding VOC family protein: MDFVSIRIITSDVARLVEFYERATEVPATWATEDFAELKTAGATLAIAGTRTVPLFAPGSARPADNHSVITEFLVDDVDRVHQNLTGFVTDFVTEPTTMPWGNRSLLFRDPDGNLVNFFTPVTPAAIEKFAR; this comes from the coding sequence ATGGACTTCGTCTCGATCCGCATCATCACCAGCGACGTAGCGCGCCTCGTCGAGTTCTACGAGCGAGCCACCGAGGTGCCGGCGACGTGGGCCACCGAGGACTTCGCCGAACTCAAGACCGCGGGCGCCACCCTCGCGATCGCCGGCACCCGCACCGTCCCGCTGTTCGCCCCGGGCTCTGCCCGCCCGGCAGACAACCACAGCGTGATCACCGAGTTCCTCGTCGACGACGTGGACCGCGTTCACCAGAACCTGACCGGCTTCGTCACCGACTTCGTCACCGAGCCCACCACGATGCCCTGGGGCAACCGGTCGCTGCTGTTCCGCGACCCCGACGGCAACCTCGTCAACTTCTTCACGCCCGTCACCCCAGCGGCCATCGAAAAGTTCGCACGCTGA
- a CDS encoding Uma2 family endonuclease, with product MTAEMMAPAWMHEQITAEEYESWSEEQCAGIEIVDGMVVVSPSASKRHNRLARILANVLDAASGPEWNADTDFDVRLQDVPLTNRRPDVVVYRADTIDITPTRPEHVLLVAEVVSPGSETTDRIVKVDQYAKAGIGFYWRIEQAATGVPLVYTYVLDPATKTYRDGDVFAGVLKAAAPFPLEIDLGQI from the coding sequence ATGACGGCCGAGATGATGGCCCCGGCATGGATGCATGAACAGATCACGGCGGAGGAGTACGAGTCCTGGTCCGAGGAGCAGTGCGCCGGTATCGAGATCGTGGACGGGATGGTCGTCGTGAGTCCGAGTGCCTCCAAGCGGCACAACCGGCTGGCCCGGATCCTGGCGAACGTCCTGGACGCCGCCTCGGGCCCGGAGTGGAACGCCGACACGGACTTCGACGTCCGGCTTCAGGACGTCCCTCTCACCAATCGCCGCCCGGACGTCGTCGTGTACCGCGCAGACACGATCGACATCACCCCCACCCGCCCTGAGCACGTGCTACTGGTCGCGGAGGTGGTGTCTCCAGGCTCGGAGACCACCGACCGGATCGTGAAGGTCGACCAGTACGCCAAGGCAGGCATCGGCTTCTACTGGAGGATCGAGCAGGCCGCGACAGGCGTTCCTCTCGTGTACACCTACGTTCTCGATCCCGCGACGAAGACCTACCGGGACGGAGACGTGTTCGCCGGCGTCCTCAAGGCAGCGGCCCCCTTCCCGCTGGAGATCGACCTCGGCCAGATCTGA
- a CDS encoding IclR family transcriptional regulator domain-containing protein, whose product MPANTAQHDVAGGPPAEAVAPLIRGIAVLRRLTEAGGTLSPSALERATGLARSTVDRITATLARMGHVRLDGRDVVLTPRVMELGNAYLAALRLPALLDARADALADELDESVSLAVADLDGIRFIHQATRRRAMSVSFRIGDLLPAERTAPGPLFAAEWTEADWQRWRSRRASDPEDTAFPAVPPRPPSAADDFDQRTAQARRNGWALDDQLIEPGLVAVSVPVREPGTGRTACVASVVSHTSRHTASGLRTALLPRLRTAVAAMEADLREAATPRPGPPLSGLATWTTASKHELGREFVESLARGLTVLTAFGEGRSALTLAEVARATGLARATARRALITYEYLGLVTTVADHRTFTLTPRVLDLGFPPLSRTTLPRLAEPHLRALADQLHEPTALAVLAPGTGRAADAEIQYTAGASTSRVLTVEIAVGARLPASSTSLGRVLLADAARPLSPALAEVRAQGYALVDQELESGLRSLAVPVRDRAGRVIAALNVATHPARRTLEECVHDLLPTLHTTADRIQTDLHTASRFTRVPPA is encoded by the coding sequence ATGCCCGCGAACACCGCACAGCACGACGTGGCCGGGGGGCCGCCGGCCGAGGCGGTCGCGCCGCTGATCCGCGGGATCGCCGTGCTGCGACGGCTGACCGAGGCGGGCGGAACACTGAGCCCGAGCGCACTGGAGCGGGCCACCGGTCTCGCCCGCTCCACCGTCGACCGGATCACCGCCACCCTCGCCCGCATGGGACATGTCCGGCTCGACGGCCGGGACGTCGTCCTCACCCCCCGCGTCATGGAGCTCGGCAACGCCTACCTGGCCGCCCTGCGCCTGCCCGCGCTGCTGGACGCGCGCGCCGACGCGCTCGCCGACGAACTGGACGAGTCGGTGTCGCTCGCGGTCGCCGACCTGGACGGCATCCGCTTCATCCACCAGGCCACCCGCCGCCGCGCGATGTCCGTGAGCTTCCGCATCGGCGACCTGCTCCCGGCCGAACGCACCGCGCCCGGACCGCTGTTCGCGGCCGAGTGGACCGAGGCCGACTGGCAGCGGTGGCGGTCCCGACGGGCTTCGGACCCCGAGGACACCGCCTTCCCCGCCGTACCGCCCCGTCCTCCGTCCGCCGCAGACGACTTCGACCAGCGCACCGCACAGGCCCGCCGGAACGGCTGGGCCCTGGACGACCAGCTGATCGAACCGGGCCTGGTCGCGGTGTCCGTACCGGTACGGGAACCGGGCACCGGCCGCACGGCCTGTGTGGCCAGCGTGGTCAGCCACACCAGCAGACACACGGCGTCCGGCCTGCGTACCGCCCTCCTCCCCCGGCTGCGTACGGCGGTGGCGGCGATGGAGGCCGACCTGCGCGAGGCGGCGACGCCGCGGCCCGGCCCGCCGCTCTCGGGCCTGGCGACCTGGACCACGGCGTCCAAGCACGAGCTGGGCCGGGAGTTCGTCGAGTCCCTGGCCCGGGGCCTGACCGTGCTGACCGCGTTCGGCGAGGGCCGCTCGGCGCTGACCCTGGCCGAGGTGGCCCGGGCCACCGGCCTGGCCCGCGCGACGGCCCGCCGGGCGCTGATCACGTACGAGTACCTGGGCCTGGTGACCACGGTCGCCGACCACCGCACCTTCACCCTCACCCCCCGCGTCCTGGACCTCGGCTTCCCTCCCCTGTCCCGCACCACGCTGCCCCGCCTTGCCGAGCCCCACCTGCGGGCCCTCGCCGACCAGTTGCACGAGCCGACGGCACTGGCGGTCCTGGCACCCGGCACGGGGAGGGCCGCGGACGCGGAGATCCAGTACACGGCCGGGGCCAGCACAAGCCGCGTCCTGACCGTCGAGATCGCGGTGGGCGCACGGCTTCCCGCGTCCTCGACGTCCCTGGGCCGCGTCCTCCTCGCGGACGCGGCCCGGCCCCTGTCCCCCGCCCTCGCCGAGGTCCGCGCACAGGGCTACGCCCTGGTCGACCAGGAGCTGGAGTCGGGGCTGCGATCGCTCGCCGTACCGGTACGGGACCGTGCGGGCCGGGTGATCGCCGCCCTGAACGTGGCCACCCACCCGGCCCGCCGCACCCTGGAGGAGTGCGTCCACGACCTGCTCCCCACCCTGCACACCACCGCCGACCGCATCCAGACGGACCTGCACACGGCGTCCCGCTTCACCCGGGTCCCACCGGCCTGA
- a CDS encoding M6 family metalloprotease domain-containing protein → MQPPKPRRRIRPRRTRPRRICPRPIRTRRAAALATVTALTLTVSTSAGTGRLATPTTAGPTGLARTLSPCMIHGGSDVQMTEGVPTPAGYSHSTGTVHALTLMVDFSDAPGQGSALDRFHEFFPQTQEWFRRASYGRLDYRPETPVTTWLRMPKPFKAYGIERGAPFDPGYRQLVQDIVAVADPDVDFHAYDLLNVLITPNAGPSALDTVLSVTFAGNGDAPVADGVPVANASFVYSRQDDGSGSYARTGYRVLPHENGHTFGLPDLYTQEGGSAVGHWDIMSEDWGADNDLLGWHKWKLGWLDGTQVGCAPARGVAEFTLTPLYKAGGGKLVVVPIDGRTSYALELRSQGGNDEAVCKAGILIYKVDTTVDTGRGPVTVYDAHRGSGGCTRSPNVHTELSDAPFSPGESFKDPRHGITVEVVGAGPGGEYKIRVTRR, encoded by the coding sequence ATGCAGCCGCCGAAGCCCCGCCGCCGCATACGTCCGCGGCGTACCCGCCCCCGCCGTATATGCCCACGCCCCATACGCACGCGCCGCGCGGCCGCGCTCGCCACGGTGACCGCACTGACCCTCACGGTCAGCACCTCGGCCGGCACCGGGCGTCTGGCGACGCCCACCACCGCGGGACCCACAGGCCTGGCCCGCACCCTCTCACCCTGCATGATCCACGGCGGCTCGGACGTACAGATGACGGAAGGCGTCCCCACCCCGGCCGGCTACTCCCACTCCACCGGCACGGTCCACGCCCTGACCCTGATGGTCGACTTCTCCGACGCGCCCGGACAGGGCAGCGCGCTCGACCGCTTCCACGAGTTCTTCCCGCAGACCCAGGAATGGTTCCGCAGGGCGTCGTACGGCCGTCTCGACTACCGCCCCGAGACCCCCGTCACCACCTGGCTGCGCATGCCGAAACCGTTCAAGGCCTACGGCATAGAGCGCGGCGCGCCCTTCGACCCCGGCTACCGGCAGCTGGTGCAGGACATCGTGGCCGTCGCCGATCCCGACGTGGACTTCCACGCGTACGACCTGCTGAACGTGCTGATCACCCCGAACGCCGGCCCCTCGGCCCTGGACACGGTGCTGTCCGTGACCTTCGCCGGCAACGGCGACGCCCCGGTCGCCGACGGTGTCCCCGTCGCCAACGCGTCCTTCGTCTACTCCCGCCAGGACGACGGTTCCGGCTCCTACGCCCGCACCGGCTACCGGGTGCTGCCGCACGAGAACGGCCACACCTTCGGGCTGCCCGACCTGTACACCCAGGAGGGCGGGAGCGCGGTCGGGCACTGGGACATCATGAGCGAGGACTGGGGGGCCGACAACGACCTGCTCGGCTGGCACAAATGGAAGCTGGGCTGGCTGGACGGCACACAGGTCGGCTGCGCGCCGGCCCGGGGCGTCGCCGAGTTCACGCTGACGCCGCTGTACAAGGCGGGCGGCGGGAAGCTGGTGGTGGTGCCGATCGACGGGCGGACCTCCTACGCGCTGGAGCTGCGTTCACAGGGCGGCAACGACGAGGCGGTGTGCAAGGCGGGCATCCTCATCTACAAGGTCGACACCACGGTGGACACCGGACGCGGCCCGGTCACGGTCTACGACGCCCACCGGGGCAGCGGCGGCTGCACCCGCAGCCCCAACGTCCACACCGAACTCTCCGACGCCCCCTTCTCCCCCGGCGAGAGCTTCAAGGACCCTCGCCACGGGATCACGGTCGAGGTGGTGGGCGCGGGCCCCGGAGGGGAGTACAAGATCCGGGTCACGCGGCGCTAG
- a CDS encoding STAS domain-containing protein, translating into MVLSRLDIHRRNRGERTLVTLAGDIGPATTPLLRAALEQCLLDGVTVIDIDLTTVGSCDARGLDVFLSASRRAGRVHASLLLHHPCAQITQLLAVTGSASLLLAAPGGPVPAAVLGDLRSTGTRAPEEPARRPGQPVLKDGIRLRRLTRWQAEGMREDIADLAAESVAGTSGEACHNRGDVLRCLAVSAHHPGFALLLAETTVLVGCAFGFPVGPDSSGRRGFDGTLQESIQRLTSHARFVVLTQVVAHPHAQHRDIARRLQQRLLTVLHASLGVALLHPADRAGQAAFSNWGWQNMGEVVGLPGPVAPCVLILLVEGLSPEGR; encoded by the coding sequence ATGGTCCTTTCCCGGCTGGACATCCATCGGCGGAACCGAGGGGAGCGGACGCTCGTCACGCTTGCCGGTGACATCGGACCGGCCACGACACCGCTGCTGCGGGCCGCATTGGAGCAGTGTCTGCTGGACGGCGTCACTGTCATCGACATCGACCTGACCACGGTCGGCTCCTGCGACGCCAGAGGCTTGGACGTCTTCCTGTCGGCGTCACGGCGCGCCGGCCGGGTACACGCCTCCCTGCTGCTGCACCACCCGTGCGCGCAGATCACCCAGCTCCTCGCAGTCACCGGATCTGCTTCGCTGCTTCTTGCGGCCCCCGGGGGTCCCGTGCCGGCCGCCGTGCTCGGCGACCTCAGGAGTACCGGGACGCGGGCGCCCGAGGAGCCCGCTCGTCGGCCGGGTCAGCCGGTCCTCAAGGACGGCATCCGCCTTCGCCGGCTGACCCGTTGGCAGGCCGAGGGTATGCGCGAGGACATCGCCGACCTGGCCGCGGAATCCGTCGCGGGTACCTCCGGCGAGGCGTGCCACAACCGTGGAGACGTCCTGCGCTGCCTGGCGGTCAGTGCCCACCACCCCGGCTTCGCGCTGCTGCTCGCCGAGACGACGGTGCTGGTCGGTTGCGCCTTCGGTTTTCCGGTGGGCCCTGACAGTTCCGGGCGCCGGGGGTTCGACGGAACGCTCCAGGAGAGCATCCAACGGCTCACTTCCCACGCCCGGTTCGTGGTCCTCACCCAGGTCGTGGCCCATCCGCACGCTCAGCACCGCGACATCGCCCGTCGTCTGCAGCAGCGTCTGCTCACAGTCCTGCACGCCTCCCTCGGAGTCGCCCTGCTGCATCCTGCCGACCGGGCGGGACAAGCCGCGTTCTCGAACTGGGGCTGGCAGAACATGGGAGAGGTCGTCGGGCTGCCCGGTCCTGTCGCCCCCTGCGTGTTGATCCTGCTTGTGGAAGGGCTGTCCCCGGAAGGCCGATGA
- a CDS encoding helix-turn-helix transcriptional regulator, translated as MPRPTGRVLTLLELLQSGGTRTVAELADRLGVEGRTVRRYVEQLIDLDVPVESVRGRYGGYRLAPGYRLPPLMLSDDEALAVLLGLVAGRRAGLTTTERTASETASAKIRRVLPKRIARRLDTLLEALAFTDQLDDFDTPDAELLLTIADAVRHRRPVSIRYTDRDGRRSERTLHAYGIVAHAGRWYVTGKDARIGEDRTFRLDRIADARTLPGSFEAPVGPGPAQRVLSGFARAEYRHEVTLRIHGTVEQIRAHLPAGVASLEEYAPVTGEDRATERWLRVELRAERLDWLPPVLASLDRPFVIERPAELRDLVIALADRLASYARRA; from the coding sequence ATGCCTCGACCCACCGGCCGCGTGCTGACACTCCTGGAGCTGCTGCAGTCGGGCGGCACCCGGACGGTGGCCGAACTCGCCGACCGGCTCGGCGTCGAAGGGCGCACCGTGCGGCGGTATGTGGAGCAGCTGATCGACCTGGACGTGCCCGTGGAGTCGGTGCGCGGCCGCTACGGCGGGTACCGGCTCGCCCCCGGGTACCGCTTGCCTCCGCTCATGCTCAGCGACGACGAGGCGCTGGCCGTGCTGCTCGGCCTGGTCGCCGGCCGCCGAGCAGGGTTGACGACGACGGAGCGCACGGCGAGCGAGACGGCATCGGCGAAGATCCGGCGGGTGCTGCCCAAGCGCATCGCCCGTCGGCTCGACACACTCCTGGAAGCTCTCGCCTTCACGGATCAGCTCGATGATTTCGACACCCCGGATGCCGAGCTCCTGCTCACCATCGCCGATGCGGTGCGCCACCGCCGACCGGTCTCGATCCGCTACACCGACCGCGACGGACGGCGCAGCGAACGCACGCTGCACGCGTACGGGATCGTCGCCCATGCGGGCCGGTGGTACGTCACGGGCAAGGACGCCCGGATCGGCGAGGACCGAACCTTCCGGCTCGATCGCATCGCGGACGCGAGGACCCTGCCCGGCTCATTCGAAGCGCCCGTGGGTCCCGGTCCGGCACAGCGCGTATTGTCGGGGTTCGCCAGGGCCGAGTACCGGCATGAGGTGACCTTGCGGATCCACGGGACGGTTGAGCAGATCCGCGCCCACCTTCCCGCCGGCGTCGCGAGCCTGGAAGAGTACGCGCCCGTGACGGGCGAGGACCGGGCGACCGAGCGCTGGCTGCGCGTCGAGCTGCGGGCGGAGCGGCTCGATTGGTTGCCTCCGGTACTCGCCTCACTCGACCGGCCGTTCGTCATCGAGCGCCCCGCCGAACTGCGCGACCTCGTCATCGCGCTCGCCGATCGCCTCGCGTCCTACGCCCGCCGAGCCTGA
- a CDS encoding PP2C family protein-serine/threonine phosphatase, protein MTAGRRADRSESFGEALLGEVLDRAQELPPHLIGPVVADVMERLGGRRPQVLLQDYGQLLLVPLPGDGLTDGEPQMIDDSEAGRCFLDAHPVELPEDDGVRIHLPLLDGGDQVGVMAVTFDSIDDHDRRILRRIAGLVADLLMTKHAYSDLFFGVRRGEPMSVAAEIQWSLLPPLAMIMPRVAVAGILEPAYDVAGDSFDYALNGDVLHVAMIDAMGHGLDAATMATVAIGAYRHARRAGTGLPEIYAFMDRAVAEQFGPEHFVTAQMLQLDTTTGHLQWVNAGHPSPMLVRDHRVALRLTGPTTLPVGFGGLEPQLSEMKLEQGDRLLCFTDGLIEEHETGEEEFGEDQLIDWVNQLDRTGRGIRAVARSLSHTLKRARGGHTTDDATLLLVEWRG, encoded by the coding sequence ATGACGGCCGGACGGCGCGCGGACCGCTCCGAGAGCTTCGGGGAAGCTCTGCTGGGCGAGGTCCTCGATCGCGCGCAGGAACTGCCGCCCCATCTCATCGGTCCCGTGGTCGCCGACGTAATGGAGCGACTCGGGGGCCGCCGACCACAGGTGCTGCTGCAGGACTACGGACAGCTTCTGCTGGTACCCCTGCCCGGTGACGGCCTCACGGACGGCGAACCACAGATGATCGACGACTCCGAGGCGGGCCGCTGCTTTCTCGACGCCCACCCCGTCGAGCTGCCCGAAGACGACGGCGTGCGCATCCACCTGCCGCTGCTGGACGGCGGCGACCAGGTCGGGGTCATGGCAGTGACGTTCGACAGCATCGATGACCACGACCGCCGCATCCTGCGCAGGATCGCCGGCCTGGTGGCCGACCTACTGATGACCAAGCACGCCTACTCCGACCTTTTCTTCGGTGTCCGACGCGGTGAACCCATGAGCGTCGCCGCGGAGATCCAGTGGTCCCTGCTGCCGCCGCTGGCGATGATCATGCCTCGGGTCGCCGTGGCCGGGATCCTGGAACCCGCCTATGACGTGGCAGGTGACAGCTTCGACTACGCCCTCAACGGAGACGTCCTCCACGTGGCCATGATCGACGCGATGGGGCACGGACTGGACGCGGCCACGATGGCCACCGTGGCCATCGGTGCCTACCGCCACGCCCGCCGCGCCGGCACCGGACTGCCGGAGATCTACGCCTTCATGGACCGCGCGGTGGCGGAGCAGTTCGGCCCCGAGCACTTCGTCACCGCGCAGATGCTGCAGCTGGACACCACGACCGGACATCTTCAGTGGGTCAACGCCGGACACCCGTCACCGATGCTCGTCCGTGATCATCGCGTCGCGCTCCGGCTGACCGGTCCGACGACCCTCCCTGTCGGCTTCGGCGGTCTGGAGCCGCAGCTGAGCGAGATGAAGCTGGAGCAGGGGGACCGCCTCCTCTGCTTCACCGACGGACTGATCGAGGAGCACGAGACCGGGGAGGAGGAGTTCGGGGAGGACCAGCTGATCGACTGGGTGAACCAGTTGGACAGAACCGGCCGCGGGATCCGGGCGGTCGCGCGCTCCCTGTCCCACACGCTCAAGCGGGCGCGGGGCGGACACACCACGGACGACGCGACTCTGCTCCTG